In one Solanum dulcamara chromosome 1, daSolDulc1.2, whole genome shotgun sequence genomic region, the following are encoded:
- the LOC129887595 gene encoding probable serine/threonine-protein kinase PBL25 gives MSCLPCFQSKKTNEPPVQDKPFPVARPANDPFSQPHFENNYKTLCANGNNSKRDDQASPPVENGNSSNAKTFTFRELASATKNFRQECLIGEGGFGRMFKGTLQGGEVVAVKLLDRTGTQGNKEFQVEVLLLSLLNHQNLVNLIGYCADGDQRILVYEYRPMGSLADHLIDIKEDQKPLDWLNRIKIASGAAQGLEYLHEKANPPIIYRDLRSTNILLDQDFNPRLSDYGLAKLAGGGNKSHISPRVMGTYGYCAPEYERSGELSFKSDVYSFGVVLLEIITGRRAVDTTRPPEEQNLVAWAQPIFRNPKRFREMADPLLKNKFPERSLNQAVGVAAMCLQEEPSVRPLISDVVAALTTLNVDEPIPDSPSSPEKDGTDTDEYERKCSDTEALPNNNEDESSENDQQNVHHNQRVGITENIFDSDEDEGASSDYGYGSTSGSSENEKEDSRLEPGGGMPTESVKWGSESRRKSKIKSSSRTISSSSSRKSKVKRSESIISNDNSEKDTFNLKDNNNHRQQNSVKSKNVSFSAYSSQSSDDAESDGENDTGLKQSRHVQFRS, from the exons ATGAGTTGCCTCCCCTGTTTCCAGTCTAAGAAAACCAACGAGCCACCGGTCCAGGACAAGCCTTTCCCGGTTGCTCGCCCTGCAAATGATCCTTTCTCCCAACCACATTTTG AAAACAACTACAAAACATTATGTGCAAATGGTAATAATAGCAAGCGCGATGATCAAGCTAGCCCTCCTGTTGAAAATGGGAATAGTAGCAACGCGAAAACTTTCACATTCCGTGAGCTAGCCAGCGCAACAAAGAACTTCCGACAAGAATGCCTAATAGGGGAAGGTGGATTTGGAAGAATGTTCAAAGGAACACTTCAAGGAGGAGAG GTTGTGGCAGTAAAGCTACTAGACAGGACAGGAACACAAGGAAACAAGGAGTTTCAAGTTGAAGTCTTACTGCTAAGTCTCCTTAACCACCAAAATCTTGTCAATCTCATTGGATACTGTGCTGATGGAGATCAGAGAATTTTAGTCTATGAATACAGGCCAATGGGCAGTCTTGCTGATCATCTAATTG ACATTAAGGAGGATCAAAAGCCATTAGATTGGCTAAACAGAATAAAGATAGCCTCAGGTGCAGCTCAAGGACTTGAATATCTACACGAAAAGGCCAACCCGCCAATCATTTATCGTGATCTCAGATCCACCAATATTCTATTAGATCAAGATTTTAATCCTAGACTCTCCGACTATGGCCTCGCCAAGCTTGCAGGTGGAGGGAATAAGTCACATATATCACCTAGGGTAATGGGAACATACGGTTACTGTGCTCCAGAGTATGAAAGATCCGGTGAACTCTCTTTCAAGTCAGACGTATAcagttttggagttgttttACTTGAAATTATTACAGGGCGCCGTGCAGTGGATACTACAAGGCCTCCAGAGGAGCAAAACTTAGTTGCTTGG GCACAACCCATTTTCAGGAATCCGAAAAGGTTCAGAGAAATGGCGGATCCACTTCTCAAGAACAAGTTCCCTGAGAGAAGTTTGAATCAAGCAGTTGGGGTTGCAGCCATGTGTCTTCAAGAAGAGCCATCAGTCCGTCCCTTAATCAGTGATGTCGTAGCTGCTCTTACTACCCTCAACGTGGATGAACCAATTCCTGATTCTCCGTCGTCTCCTGAGAAAGATGGTACAGATACAGATGAATACGAGCGCAAGTGTTCAGATACTGAGGCCTTACCAAATAATAATGAGGATGAGAGCAGTGAGAATGATCAACAAAATGTTCATCACAATCAAAGAGTTGGCATTACCgaaaatatttttgacagtGATGAGGATGAAGGAGCAAGTTCTGATTACGGGTACGGAAGTACATCAGGATCTTCAGAGAATGAGAAAGAAGACAGCAGGCTTGAACCTGGAGGAGGGATGCCAACAGAATCTGTAAAATGGGGTTCGGAATCAAGACGCAAAAGCAAGATAAAGTCATCCTCTCGAACTATCAGCTCAAGCTCAAGTCGCAAAAGCAAGGTAAAACGCTCTGAAAGTATCATCTCAAACGACAACTCTGAAAAGGACACATTCAATTTAAAAGACAATAACAATCATCGACAACAAAACAGCGTAAAGTCCAAGAATGTAAGTTTTAGTGCATATTCAAGTCAGAGCAGCGATGATGCGGAATCAGATGGTGAAAATGATACTGGTTTAAAACAGTCAAGACATGTACAATTCAGATCATGA